From the Xyrauchen texanus isolate HMW12.3.18 chromosome 37, RBS_HiC_50CHRs, whole genome shotgun sequence genome, one window contains:
- the LOC127630822 gene encoding tumor necrosis factor receptor superfamily member 14-like: MCNIGSVVFHYCLVDFSTTCKPCSQGKFMSEPNGLYKCFPCKNCDQSQGLYTQSKCTTMTNSICDVLDGYYCIEYHNSECIYTLKHSVCKPGQGTKLGTKRSDTVCVDCGHGFYSPSGLNCTKWTDCATKNEIQTADGSFIKDVTCAQKRGRYGLIAAVLAAVLAAVLAAVLSVLSLFRYSFSEMYTLNTGPALKFPVEETRSTITYGGNIEGE, translated from the exons ATGTGTAATATAG GGTCAGTGGTTTTCCATTACTGCCTTGTGGATTTCAGTACCACTTGCAAACCGTGTAGTCAAGGAAAATTTATGAGTGAACCAAATggtctttataaatgttttccttgCAAAAACTGTGATCAAA gTCAAGGCCTATACACCCAGAGCAAATGTACCACAATGACAAACAGCATCTGTGATGTGCTTGATGGATATTACTGCATTGAATACCACAACTCAGAGTGCATTTATACTCTAAAGCATAGTGTATGTAAACCAGGACAAGGAACAAAATTAG GCACAAAGAGATCAGACACCGTGTGTGTGGACTGTGGTCATGGGTTTTATTCTCCGTCAGGTTTGAACTGCACCAAATGGACAGA CTGTGCCACCAAAAATGAGATTCAGACAGCAGATGGCAGTTTTATTAAAGATGTCACGTGTGCACAGAAAAGGGGAAGATATGGCCTCATAGCAGCTGTTCTTGCTGCTGTTCTTGCTGCTGTTCTTGCTGCTGTACTGAGTGTCTTGTCCTTATTCCGATACAGTTTTTCAGAAATGTATACACTTAATACAG GTCCTGCACTTAAA TTTCCTGTTGAAGAAACAAGATCTACAATCACATAC GGAGGAAACATAGAGGGAGAGTAA